One Primulina huaijiensis isolate GDHJ02 unplaced genomic scaffold, ASM1229523v2 scaffold37775, whole genome shotgun sequence genomic window carries:
- the LOC140968750 gene encoding long chain acyl-CoA synthetase 9, chloroplastic-like: MGPYYIGAIIPLVLALIIQNTKKEKKRGLAVDVGGETGYAIRNSRFASPVETAWEGVTTLAELFEQSCKKYTYNKLLGTRKLITKEVEISADGRSFEKVHLGDYEWLSYGQVFESVCNFASGLVQLGHQRGERAAIFADTCEEWFIALQGCFRRNVSVVTIYASLGEEALCHSFNETEVTTVICGYKELKKIANISGQLDTVKRIICMDEEFQLDNPLGSGSSSWAITSFSNVEKLGRQHPVEADLPLSADIAVIMYTSGSTGLPKGVMMTHGNVLATASAVMTIVPGLGNQDVYLAYLPLAHILELAAETLMPAIGSSIGYGSPLTLTDTSNKIKKGTKGDATILRPTLLAAVPAILDRVRDGVRKKIDATGGLSKKLFDLAYARRLSSLNGSWFGAWGLEKLLWDLLVFRKVRAILGGQIRFILSGGAPLSGDTQRFINICLGAPIGQGYGLTETCAGGTFSEYDDTSVGRVGAPLPCSVIKLVDWPEGGYLITNSPKPRGEIVVGGPNVTLGYFKNQEKTKEVYKVDERGMRWFYTGDIGQFHADGCLEIIDRKKDIVKLQHGEYVSLGKVEAALSISPYIDNIMLHANSFHSFCVALVVASQAALEAWASNQGILYSNFSDLCEKEETLKEVSSSILKAAKAARLEKFEIPARIKLLSEAWTPESGLVTAALKLKREVIRKTFSDDLNKLYS, encoded by the exons ATGGGTCCTTATTATATTGGAGCAATTATTCCACTTGTGCTTGCGCTGATAATTCAGAACAccaaaaaagagaagaaaagagGTTTGGCAGTGGATGTTGGTGGGGAAACTGGTTATGCAATTCGAAACAGCAGATTCGCATCCCCGGTGGAAACAGCGTGGGAAGGGGTTACAACTCTTGCGGAGCTATTTGAGCAGTCATGCAAAAAATATACTTATAATAAGTTACTGGGGACTCGGAAATTAATCACGAAAGAAGTGGAAATATCTGCAGATGGAAGGTCTTTTGAGAAGGTCCATTTAGGTGATTATGAGTGGTTGAGTTATGGACAAGTTTTTGAATCCGTCTGCAACTTTGCCTCTGGTTTAGTGCAACTCGGACATCAAAGGGGGGAACGTGCAGCAATCTTTGCTGATACATGTGAAGAATGGTTCATTGCATTGCAG GGCTGTTTTAGGCGCAACGTGAGTGTTGTGACAATTTATGCATCTTTAGGGGAAGAGGCTCTGTGTCACTCATTTAATGAG ACTGAGGTTACCACTGTGATTTGTGGATACAAAGAACTGAAGAAAATAGCAAATATAAGTGGACAGCTTGACACTGTCAAGCGGATAATATGCATGGACGAAGAGTTTCAGTTGGATAATCCACTGGGTTCTGGCAGCAGTAGCTGGGCCATCACTTCTTTTTCCAATGTAGAAAAGCTGGGTCGTCAACATCCTGTTGAAGCAGACTTACCTCTTTCGGCGGATATCGCTGTGATAATGTACACGAGTGGTAGTACTGGTTTGCCAAAG gGCGTTATGATGACACATGGCAATGTTTTAGCGACAGCATCCGCTGTGATGACAATTGTTCCTGGACTTGGAAATCAGGATGTTTATTTAGCTTACCTACCACTGGCTCACATTCTTGAACTAGCAGCTGAG ACTCTTATGCCAGCAATTGGAAGTTCTATTGGATATGGATCTCCTTTAACTCTTACTGATACTTCTAACAAGATTAAGAAAGGAACAAAAGGTGATGCCACGATACTAAGGCCAACATTGTTGGCAGCTGTTCCAGCTATTCTTGACCGTGTCCGAGACGGTGTGCGTAAAAAG ATAGATGCTACTGGTGGACTGTccaagaaattatttgatttggcGTATGCTCGTAGATTGTCTTCATTAAATGGCAGCTGGTTTGGGGCGTGGGGCTTAGAGAAacttttatgggaccttttggTTTTTAGAAAAGTTCGAGCGATTTTGGGTGGTCAGATCCGTTTCATACTTTCTGGAGGTGCTCCACTTTCTGGTGACACTCAAAGATTTATCAATATTTGTCTTGG TGCTCCAATAGGTCAAGGATATGGCCTCACTGAAACCTGTGCGGGTGGGACTTTTAGCGAATATGACGATACATCTGTTGGTCGTGTTGGTGCCCCTCTACCCTGCTCTGTCATCAAG ttGGTTGATTGGCCTGAGGGAGGATATTTAATAACCAATTCTCCAAAACCACggggagaaattgttgttggTGGGCCGAATGTTACACTTGGATACTTCAAAAATCAGGAGAAAACGAAGGAAGTATACAAG GTGGACGAGAGAGGAATGAGGTGGTTCTACACTGGTGATATTGGCCAATTCCATGCTGATGGTTGCCTTGAGATCATTGACCGCAAAAAGGACATTGTAAAACTCCAACATGGGGAATATGTCTCCTTAGGAAAG GTTGAAGCTGCTTTGAGTATTAGCCCATATATCGACAACATAATGTTGCATGCCAATTCTTTCCATAGTTTTTGTGTAGCCTTAGTGGTGGCTTCACAGGCCGCTCTGGAAGCCTGGGCTTCGAACCAAGGGATCTTGTATTCTAACTTTTCGGACTTGTGCGAGAAGGAAGAGACACTGAAGGAAGTCTCCAGTTCAATACTAAAG GCAGCAAAGGCAGCTCGACTAGAAAAATTCGAGATCCCTGCGAGGATCAAGTTACTTTCTGAAGCATGGACTCCAGAATCTGGCCTTGTTACGGCGGCACTCAAGCTCAAGAGGGAAGTCATTCGGAAAACCTTCTCCGACGATCTTAACAAGCTATATtcataa